In Pseudomonas sp. Leaf58, one DNA window encodes the following:
- a CDS encoding alkene reductase, whose translation MTTLFDPITLGDLQLPNRIIMAPLTRCRADEGRVPNALMAEYYVQRASAGLILSEATSVSAMGVGYPDTPGIWNDEQVRGWNNVTKAVHAAGGRIFLQLWHVGRISHPSYLNGELPVAPSAIQPKGHVSLVRPLSDYPTPRALETEELTDIVEAYRSAAENAKAAGFDGVEIHAANGYLLDQFLQSSTNQRTDRYGGSLENRARLLLEVTDAAIDVWGAGRVGVHLAPRADAHDMGDANRAETFTYVARELGKRGIAFICSREKEADDSIGPLIKAAFGGPYIVNERFDKASANAALAHGKADAVAFGVPFIANPDLPARLAADAPLNEARPETFYGRGPVGYIDYPRL comes from the coding sequence ATGACCACGCTTTTCGATCCGATCACCCTGGGCGACCTGCAACTGCCCAACCGCATCATCATGGCCCCGCTCACCCGCTGCCGCGCCGATGAAGGCCGCGTGCCCAACGCGTTGATGGCCGAATACTACGTGCAGCGCGCCAGCGCCGGGCTGATCCTCAGCGAGGCGACCTCGGTCAGCGCCATGGGCGTCGGCTACCCGGATACCCCTGGCATCTGGAACGATGAACAGGTGCGTGGCTGGAACAATGTGACCAAGGCCGTGCATGCCGCTGGCGGGCGTATTTTCCTGCAGCTGTGGCACGTGGGCCGCATCTCCCACCCCAGCTACCTGAACGGTGAGCTGCCGGTAGCCCCCAGCGCGATCCAGCCCAAGGGCCATGTGAGCCTGGTGCGCCCGCTCAGTGACTACCCCACCCCACGCGCGCTGGAAACCGAAGAGCTCACCGACATCGTCGAGGCCTACCGCAGCGCTGCCGAGAATGCCAAGGCTGCCGGTTTCGATGGTGTGGAAATCCACGCTGCCAACGGCTACCTGCTCGACCAGTTCCTGCAAAGCAGCACCAACCAGCGCACCGACCGTTACGGTGGCTCGCTGGAGAACCGTGCACGCCTGCTGCTGGAAGTGACCGATGCGGCCATCGATGTGTGGGGGGCCGGCCGTGTCGGCGTGCACCTGGCGCCACGCGCCGATGCCCATGACATGGGCGATGCAAACCGCGCAGAAACCTTCACCTACGTGGCACGCGAGTTGGGCAAGCGCGGCATCGCCTTCATCTGCTCGCGGGAAAAGGAAGCCGATGACAGCATCGGCCCACTGATCAAGGCAGCGTTCGGTGGCCCGTACATCGTCAACGAGCGGTTTGACAAGGCCAGTGCCAATGCAGCCTTGGCGCATGGCAAAGCAGACGCGGTGGCGTTTGGCGTGCCGTTCATCGCCAACCCTGACCTGCCGGCGCGGCTGGCGGCGGATGCGCCATTGAATGAAGCGCGGCCAGAGACCTTCTATGGCAGGGGGCCGGTGGGGTATATCGATTATCCGCGGTTGTGA
- a CDS encoding NAD(P)-dependent oxidoreductase, producing MRILVTGASGFIGGRFARVALEQGLDVRVSGRRAEGVEHLVKRGAQFIPGDLADAELARRLCQGVEAVVHCAGAVGNWGRYQDFYQGNVVVTENVVEGCLKEHVRRLVHLSSPSIYFNGRSRLDIREDQVPRRFHDHYAQTKYLAEQKVFGAQEFGLEVLALRPRLVTGAGDATIFPRLMQMQRKGRVAIIGNGLNKVDFTSVHNLNEALLSALFADDRALGQAYNISNGQPLPLWDVVNYVMRQMQLPQVTRYRSYGLAYSLAALNEAACLLWPGRPQPTLSRLGMQVMSRDFTLDISRARQYLDYQPKVSLWTALDEFCGWWKHQPPGQ from the coding sequence ATGCGAATTCTGGTCACCGGCGCGAGTGGCTTCATAGGCGGGCGCTTTGCGCGCGTTGCTCTGGAGCAAGGCCTGGACGTGCGGGTCAGCGGCCGCCGCGCCGAAGGGGTCGAGCACCTGGTCAAGCGCGGCGCCCAGTTCATCCCCGGCGACCTGGCTGATGCCGAGCTGGCGCGCCGCTTGTGCCAGGGCGTCGAAGCCGTGGTGCACTGCGCCGGTGCGGTGGGCAACTGGGGGCGCTACCAGGACTTCTACCAAGGCAATGTGGTGGTCACCGAGAACGTGGTCGAGGGCTGTTTGAAGGAGCACGTGCGACGCTTGGTGCACTTGTCTTCGCCGTCGATCTATTTCAATGGCCGCTCGCGCCTGGACATTCGCGAGGATCAGGTGCCGCGTCGCTTCCACGACCACTATGCGCAGACCAAGTACCTGGCTGAGCAAAAAGTGTTCGGCGCCCAGGAGTTTGGCCTCGAAGTGCTTGCGCTGCGCCCGCGCTTGGTCACCGGCGCCGGCGATGCCACTATCTTCCCGCGGCTGATGCAGATGCAGCGCAAGGGCCGCGTGGCGATCATCGGCAACGGCCTGAACAAAGTCGATTTCACCAGTGTGCACAACCTCAACGAGGCACTGCTCAGTGCCCTGTTCGCCGACGACCGGGCCTTGGGCCAGGCCTACAACATCAGCAACGGCCAGCCGCTGCCGCTGTGGGACGTGGTCAACTATGTGATGCGCCAGATGCAGCTGCCACAGGTTACCCGCTACCGTTCCTACGGCCTGGCCTACAGCCTGGCCGCACTGAACGAGGCAGCCTGCCTGTTGTGGCCGGGGCGCCCACAGCCGACCCTGTCGCGTTTGGGCATGCAGGTCATGAGCCGCGATTTCACCCTGGATATCAGCCGCGCCCGGCAATACCTGGACTACCAGCCCAAGGTCAGCCTGTGGACCGCGCTGGATGAATTTTGTGGCTGGTGGAAGCATCAGCCGCCTGGCCAGTGA
- a CDS encoding LysR family transcriptional regulator ArgP yields MFDYKLLAALAAVIEQGGFERAAQVLGLSQSAISQRIKLLEARVGQPVLVRATPPSPTEVGRQLLNHVQQVRLLERDLQRQVPALGEEGMPERLRIALNADSLATWWADAVGNFCAQQNVLTDLVVEDQEVGLKRMRAGEVAACLCGSERPVAGARSLPLGAMRYRALASPGFMARHFAQGFMASRLARTPAIVYGPDDFLQHRYLASLGIEGGFLHHLCPSSEGFLRMTEAGLGWGLVPELQAREQLASGQLVEICSDTPIDVPLYWHHWRNGGQLLAQLTDHLRHTARQWLVPL; encoded by the coding sequence ATGTTCGACTACAAGCTGCTGGCCGCCCTTGCGGCGGTGATCGAACAAGGTGGTTTCGAGCGCGCGGCGCAGGTGCTGGGTTTGTCGCAGTCGGCCATATCCCAACGCATCAAACTGCTGGAAGCACGCGTCGGCCAGCCGGTGCTGGTGCGTGCCACCCCGCCCAGCCCGACCGAGGTCGGCCGCCAGCTGCTCAACCATGTGCAGCAGGTGCGCCTACTCGAGCGCGACCTGCAGCGCCAGGTGCCGGCGCTGGGCGAGGAGGGCATGCCGGAGCGCCTGCGCATTGCCCTCAATGCCGACAGCCTAGCCACCTGGTGGGCCGACGCGGTGGGCAACTTCTGCGCGCAGCAGAATGTGCTGACCGACTTGGTGGTGGAAGACCAGGAAGTGGGGTTGAAACGCATGCGTGCGGGTGAGGTAGCGGCCTGCCTGTGCGGCAGCGAGCGGCCCGTGGCCGGAGCGCGCAGTTTGCCACTCGGCGCCATGCGCTACCGGGCGTTGGCCAGCCCGGGGTTCATGGCACGGCATTTTGCACAGGGGTTCATGGCCAGCCGCCTGGCCCGCACCCCGGCGATCGTGTACGGCCCGGACGACTTCCTGCAGCACCGCTACCTGGCATCGCTGGGCATCGAGGGCGGTTTTCTGCACCACCTGTGCCCGTCCTCCGAAGGCTTCCTGCGCATGACCGAAGCCGGCTTGGGCTGGGGCCTGGTGCCCGAGCTGCAGGCCCGCGAGCAACTGGCCAGCGGCCAATTGGTGGAAATCTGCAGCGATACCCCCATCGATGTGCCGCTGTACTGGCATCATTGGCGCAATGGCGGGCAATTGCTCGCGCAACTGACAGACCACCTGCGGCACACCGCACGGCAATGGCTGGTGCCCTTGTAG
- a CDS encoding LysE/ArgO family amino acid transporter: MWQSYLNGMLVAFGLIMAIGAQNAFVLAQSLRREHHLPVAALCIVCDAILVAAGVFGLATVLAHNPTLLAVARWGGAVFLIWYGAKALRSACSKQSLQHQQGQGTRSRRAVLLSALAVTLLNPHVYLDTVLLIGSLGAQQTAPGAYVAGAASASLLWFSTLAIGAAWLAPWLARPATWRMLDLMVAVMMFAVAAQLIFN, translated from the coding sequence ATGTGGCAAAGCTATCTCAACGGCATGCTCGTGGCCTTCGGCCTGATCATGGCCATCGGTGCCCAGAACGCCTTCGTCCTCGCCCAGAGCCTGCGCCGCGAGCATCACCTGCCGGTGGCGGCGCTGTGCATCGTCTGTGACGCGATCCTGGTGGCCGCCGGGGTGTTCGGCCTGGCGACGGTGCTGGCGCACAACCCGACCTTGCTGGCGGTGGCCCGCTGGGGCGGCGCTGTGTTCCTGATCTGGTATGGCGCCAAAGCGTTGCGCAGTGCCTGTTCCAAGCAGAGCCTGCAGCACCAGCAAGGCCAAGGTACGCGCTCGCGCCGCGCCGTACTGCTCAGTGCCTTGGCGGTGACGCTGCTGAACCCGCACGTGTACCTCGACACGGTCTTGCTGATCGGCTCGCTGGGTGCCCAGCAGACTGCGCCTGGTGCTTACGTGGCCGGCGCGGCCAGCGCCTCGCTGCTGTGGTTCTCTACCCTGGCGATCGGCGCGGCCTGGTTGGCACCGTGGCTGGCACGCCCGGCGACCTGGCGCATGCTCGACCTGATGGTGGCGGTGATGATGTTCGCGGTGGCAGCGCAGCTGATCTTCAACTGA
- a CDS encoding superoxide dismutase: MAFELPPLPYAHDALQPHISKETLEYHHDKHHNTYVVNLNNLVPGTEFEGKTLEEIVKSSSGGIFNNAAQVWNHTFYWNCLAPNAGGQPTGALADAINAAFGSFDKFKEEFTKTSVGTFGSGWGWLVKKADGSLALASTIGAGCPLTSGDTPLLTCDVWEHAYYIDYRNLRPKYVEAFWNLVNWAFVAEQFEGKTFKA; this comes from the coding sequence ATGGCTTTTGAATTGCCGCCGCTGCCGTACGCCCACGATGCCCTGCAGCCGCACATCTCCAAGGAAACCCTGGAGTATCACCACGACAAGCACCACAACACCTATGTCGTGAACCTGAACAACCTGGTCCCAGGCACCGAATTCGAAGGCAAGACCCTGGAAGAGATCGTCAAGAGCTCTTCGGGCGGCATCTTCAACAACGCGGCTCAAGTCTGGAACCACACCTTCTACTGGAACTGCCTGGCACCAAACGCCGGTGGCCAGCCGACCGGTGCCCTGGCTGACGCCATCAACGCCGCTTTCGGTTCCTTCGACAAGTTCAAGGAAGAGTTCACCAAGACTTCGGTTGGCACCTTCGGTTCCGGCTGGGGCTGGCTGGTGAAGAAAGCTGACGGTTCCCTGGCCCTGGCCAGCACCATCGGCGCCGGCTGCCCGCTGACCAGCGGCGACACCCCGCTGCTGACCTGCGACGTCTGGGAACACGCCTACTACATCGACTACCGCAACCTGCGTCCGAAGTACGTCGAGGCGTTCTGGAACCTGGTCAACTGGGCCTTCGTTGCCGAACAGTTCGAAGGCAAGACCTTCAAGGCCTGA
- a CDS encoding bifunctional diguanylate cyclase/phosphodiesterase, producing the protein MKLELRNSLSVKLLRVVLLCALAVGVVLSCAQILYDTYKTRQAVNNDAQRILDMFRDPSTQAVYSLDREMGMQVMEGLFQDESVRMASIGHPNETMLAEKSRPLQDMSMRWLTDLILGQERTYTTQLVGRGPYSEYYGDLSITLDTSAYGEDFLINAVIIFISGVLRALAMGLVLYLVYHWLLTKPLSKIIEHLTQINPDRPSQHQLPLLKGHEKNELGLWVNTANQLLASIERNTHLRHEAENSLQRMAQYDFLTGLPNRQQLQQQLDKILVDGGRLQHRVAVLCVGLDDFKGINEQFSYQVGDQLLLALADRLRAHSGRLGALARLGGDQFALVQANIEQPYEAAELAQSILDDLEVPFDLDHHQQIRLRATIGITLFPEDGDSTEKLLQKAEQTMTLAKARSRNRYQFYIASVDSEMRRRRELEKDLREALPRNQLYLVYQPQISYRDHRVVGVEALLRWQHPQLGMVPPDQFIPLAEQNGSIISIGEWVLDQACRQLREWHDMGFSDLRMAVNLSTVQLHHSELPRVVNNLLQAYRLPPRSLELEVTETGLMEDISTAAQHLLSLRRSGALIAIDDFGTGYSSLSYLKSLPLDKIKIDKSFVQDLLDDDDDATIVRAIIQLGKSLGMQVIAEGVETAEQETYIIAQGCHEGQGYHYSKPLSARELTNFLKQAQRNQVSMF; encoded by the coding sequence TTGAAGCTGGAATTGCGGAACAGCTTGTCGGTCAAGTTGCTCAGGGTCGTGCTGCTGTGCGCGCTGGCGGTCGGCGTGGTACTCAGCTGTGCGCAAATCCTCTACGACACCTACAAGACCCGCCAGGCCGTGAACAATGATGCCCAGCGCATCCTCGACATGTTCCGCGACCCCTCGACCCAGGCGGTGTATAGCCTTGACCGTGAAATGGGCATGCAGGTGATGGAAGGCCTGTTCCAGGACGAATCGGTGCGAATGGCCTCTATTGGCCACCCCAACGAAACCATGCTGGCAGAAAAGTCCCGCCCGTTGCAGGACATGTCGATGCGCTGGCTGACCGACCTGATCCTCGGCCAGGAACGCACCTACACCACGCAACTGGTCGGCCGTGGCCCTTACAGTGAATATTATGGCGACCTCAGCATCACTCTCGACACTTCGGCCTACGGCGAAGATTTCCTGATCAACGCCGTGATCATCTTCATTTCCGGCGTGCTGCGAGCCTTGGCCATGGGCCTGGTGCTGTACCTGGTCTATCACTGGCTGCTGACCAAACCGCTGTCGAAGATCATCGAGCACCTCACCCAGATCAACCCCGACCGCCCCAGCCAGCACCAGCTGCCACTGCTCAAGGGCCACGAAAAGAACGAACTGGGCCTGTGGGTCAATACCGCCAACCAGTTGCTGGCCTCGATCGAGCGCAACACCCACCTGCGCCACGAGGCGGAAAACAGCCTACAACGTATGGCCCAGTACGATTTCCTCACCGGCCTGCCCAACCGCCAGCAGTTGCAGCAGCAACTGGACAAGATCCTCGTCGACGGCGGCCGCCTGCAGCACCGGGTGGCGGTGCTGTGCGTGGGCCTGGATGATTTCAAGGGCATCAACGAGCAGTTCAGCTACCAGGTCGGCGACCAGTTGCTCCTGGCCCTAGCCGATCGCCTGCGCGCCCATAGTGGCCGCCTGGGCGCGCTGGCACGGCTGGGTGGTGACCAGTTCGCCCTGGTGCAGGCCAATATCGAACAGCCCTACGAGGCGGCCGAACTGGCGCAGAGCATCCTCGACGACCTGGAAGTGCCGTTCGACCTCGACCACCACCAGCAAATCCGCCTACGCGCCACCATCGGCATCACCCTGTTCCCCGAAGACGGCGACAGCACCGAGAAGCTGCTGCAGAAAGCCGAACAGACCATGACCCTGGCCAAGGCCCGTTCGCGCAACCGCTACCAGTTCTACATCGCCAGCGTCGACAGCGAGATGCGCCGCCGCCGCGAGCTGGAAAAGGACCTGCGCGAAGCCCTGCCGCGCAACCAGCTGTACCTGGTGTACCAGCCACAGATCAGCTACCGCGACCACCGCGTAGTCGGTGTCGAAGCCCTGCTGCGCTGGCAGCACCCGCAGCTGGGCATGGTGCCGCCAGACCAGTTCATCCCCCTGGCCGAACAGAACGGCAGCATCATCAGCATTGGCGAATGGGTGCTCGACCAGGCCTGCCGGCAACTGCGCGAATGGCACGACATGGGCTTCAGCGACCTGCGCATGGCGGTCAACCTGTCCACCGTGCAGCTGCACCACAGCGAGCTACCGCGGGTGGTCAACAACTTGCTGCAAGCCTACCGCCTGCCGCCGCGCAGCCTGGAGCTGGAAGTCACCGAGACCGGCCTGATGGAAGACATCAGCACCGCCGCCCAACACCTGCTGAGCCTGCGCCGCTCTGGCGCGCTGATTGCCATTGACGACTTCGGCACCGGCTACTCATCGCTCAGCTATTTGAAGTCGCTGCCGCTGGACAAGATCAAAATCGACAAGAGCTTCGTCCAGGACCTGCTGGACGATGACGACGATGCCACCATCGTTCGCGCCATCATTCAGCTGGGCAAGAGCCTGGGCATGCAGGTGATCGCTGAAGGCGTGGAAACCGCCGAGCAGGAAACCTACATCATTGCCCAGGGCTGCCACGAGGGCCAGGGCTACCACTACAGTAAGCCGCTGTCGGCCCGTGAACTGACCAACTTCCTCAAGCAGGCACAGCGCAACCAGGTTTCGATGTTCTGA
- a CDS encoding imelysin family protein, translating to MIRMPLASASLLAIAIALAGCGEGKDDKAAAPQAQAPAAASTTAAAPGAVDEAAGKAVVKHYNELVYAVYSDALSTAQALQAAVDAFLAKPNDETLKAAKQAWFAARVPYLQSEAFRFGNTIIDDWEGQVNAWPLDEGLIDYVDNSYEHALGNPAASANIIANTEIQVGEEKVDVKAITPEKLASLNELGGSEANVATGYHAIEFLLWGQDLNGTGPGAGNRPASDYLEGQGATGSHNDRRRAYLKAVTELLVKDLEEMVGNWAPNVADNYRAKLEAEPVSDGLRKMMFGMGSLSLGELAGERMKVSLEANSPEDEQDCFSDNTHYSHFYDAKGIRNVYLGEYTRPDGSKVTGPSLSSLVAKADPAADATLKADLEATEAKLQVIVDHALKGEHYDQLIAADNTAGNQIVRDAIAALVKQTGAIEQAAGKLGIANLNPDTADHEF from the coding sequence ATGATTCGAATGCCTCTGGCCTCCGCCAGTCTGCTGGCCATTGCCATCGCTCTCGCCGGTTGCGGTGAAGGCAAGGACGACAAGGCCGCCGCGCCGCAAGCCCAGGCACCTGCTGCCGCCAGCACCACCGCTGCCGCGCCTGGGGCTGTCGACGAAGCCGCTGGCAAAGCCGTGGTCAAGCATTACAACGAGCTGGTCTACGCCGTATACAGTGACGCGCTGAGCACCGCTCAGGCGCTGCAGGCTGCGGTCGACGCGTTCCTGGCCAAGCCCAACGACGAAACCCTGAAAGCCGCCAAGCAAGCCTGGTTCGCCGCGCGCGTACCGTACCTGCAGAGCGAAGCGTTCCGCTTCGGCAACACCATCATCGACGATTGGGAAGGCCAGGTGAACGCCTGGCCGCTGGACGAAGGCCTGATCGACTACGTCGACAACAGCTACGAGCACGCCTTGGGCAACCCAGCGGCCAGCGCCAATATCATTGCCAACACCGAGATCCAGGTGGGCGAAGAGAAGGTCGACGTCAAGGCCATCACCCCCGAGAAGCTGGCCAGCCTGAACGAGCTGGGCGGTTCCGAGGCCAACGTCGCCACTGGCTACCACGCCATCGAGTTCCTGCTCTGGGGCCAGGACCTGAACGGCACTGGCCCCGGCGCGGGCAACCGCCCGGCCTCGGACTACCTGGAAGGCCAGGGCGCCACGGGCAGCCACAACGACCGCCGCCGTGCCTACCTGAAAGCGGTCACCGAGCTGCTGGTCAAAGACCTCGAAGAGATGGTCGGCAACTGGGCACCGAACGTCGCCGACAATTACCGCGCCAAGCTGGAAGCCGAGCCGGTCAGCGACGGCCTGCGCAAGATGATGTTCGGCATGGGCAGCCTGTCGCTGGGTGAACTGGCGGGTGAGCGCATGAAGGTTTCGCTGGAAGCCAACTCGCCGGAAGACGAGCAAGACTGCTTCAGCGACAACACCCACTACTCGCACTTCTACGACGCTAAGGGCATCCGCAACGTCTACCTCGGCGAGTACACCCGCCCAGACGGCAGCAAGGTGACCGGGCCGAGCCTGTCGTCGCTGGTAGCCAAGGCTGACCCGGCCGCCGACGCCACCCTCAAGGCCGACCTGGAAGCCACCGAAGCCAAGCTCCAGGTGATCGTCGACCACGCCCTCAAAGGCGAGCACTACGACCAGCTGATCGCCGCCGACAACACCGCCGGCAACCAGATCGTGCGTGACGCCATCGCCGCACTGGTCAAGCAGACCGGTGCGATCGAGCAGGCTGCGGGCAAGCTGGGCATTGCCAACCTGAACCCGGATACTGCGGATCACGAGTTCTGA
- a CDS encoding di-heme oxidoredictase family protein produces the protein MSLSLFRRTPLLLAFALAACDDAPRFTQAEPGEALSGGQATVLRSDRNAYSLPSANLSPERRLDFAVGNSFFRSPWVIAPSTTTARDGLGPLFNTNACQNCHVRDGRGHPPEPGDSNAVSMLVRLSIPDQPYLAKVVERLGVVPEPVYGTQLQDMAVPGVAPEGKVRVSYTGETVSFEDGHQVELRKPALQISQLGYGVMHPDTRFSARVAPPMIGLGLLEAIAEADLLANEDPDDRNRDGIRGRANRVWDDAQGKTVVGRFGWKAGQPNVNQQNVHAFAGDMGLTTTLLPNDDCTPAQADCLAAPNGDGANGEKEVSDNILRLVTFYTRNLAVPARRDEGSPQVLAGKNLFYQAGCQGCHTPQFTTAANAAEPELANQLIRPYSDLLLHDMGPGLADERTEFAANGQDWRTAPLWGVGLSQTVSGHSQFLHDGRARNLLEAVLWHGGEAEAARNFVLTFNAEQRAALLAFLNSL, from the coding sequence ATGTCCTTGTCGCTGTTCCGCCGCACCCCTCTGCTGCTGGCCTTTGCCCTCGCCGCCTGTGACGACGCCCCGCGTTTCACCCAGGCCGAGCCCGGCGAAGCGTTGTCGGGTGGCCAGGCCACCGTGCTGCGCAGCGATCGCAACGCTTATTCCCTGCCTTCGGCCAACCTCTCGCCAGAACGGCGCCTGGACTTCGCCGTAGGCAACAGCTTCTTCCGCAGCCCCTGGGTAATCGCCCCGTCCACCACCACCGCGCGCGACGGTTTGGGCCCGCTGTTCAACACCAATGCCTGCCAGAACTGCCACGTACGCGACGGCCGTGGCCACCCGCCAGAGCCAGGCGACAGCAATGCCGTGTCGATGCTGGTACGCCTGTCGATACCCGACCAGCCGTACCTGGCCAAGGTGGTCGAGCGTCTGGGCGTGGTGCCAGAGCCGGTGTATGGCACCCAGCTGCAAGACATGGCCGTCCCCGGCGTAGCGCCCGAAGGCAAGGTGCGGGTGAGCTACACCGGCGAAACCGTGTCGTTCGAGGACGGCCACCAGGTCGAGCTGCGCAAGCCGGCCCTGCAGATCAGCCAGCTCGGCTACGGCGTGATGCACCCCGACACCCGCTTTTCCGCACGGGTGGCACCGCCGATGATCGGCCTGGGCCTGCTCGAAGCCATTGCCGAAGCCGACCTGCTGGCCAACGAGGACCCGGACGACCGCAACCGCGACGGCATCCGCGGCCGGGCCAACCGGGTGTGGGACGACGCGCAGGGCAAGACCGTGGTCGGCCGCTTCGGCTGGAAAGCCGGGCAGCCCAACGTCAACCAGCAGAACGTGCACGCCTTTGCTGGCGACATGGGCCTGACCACCACCCTGCTGCCCAACGACGATTGCACCCCGGCGCAGGCTGACTGCCTGGCCGCGCCCAATGGCGATGGCGCCAATGGCGAGAAGGAAGTCAGCGACAACATCCTGCGCCTGGTCACCTTCTACACCCGCAACCTGGCCGTGCCGGCTCGCCGCGACGAGGGCTCGCCGCAAGTACTGGCGGGCAAGAACCTGTTCTACCAGGCCGGCTGCCAAGGCTGCCATACACCGCAGTTCACCACCGCTGCCAATGCCGCCGAGCCGGAGCTGGCCAACCAGTTGATCCGCCCCTACAGCGACCTGCTGCTGCACGACATGGGCCCGGGCCTGGCCGACGAACGCACCGAATTCGCCGCCAATGGCCAGGACTGGCGTACCGCGCCGCTGTGGGGCGTGGGCCTGAGCCAAACCGTCAGTGGCCACAGCCAGTTCCTGCATGATGGGCGTGCCCGCAACCTGCTCGAAGCGGTGCTTTGGCACGGTGGCGAAGCCGAGGCCGCGCGCAATTTCGTACTCACTTTCAATGCCGAGCAGCGTGCCGCGTTGCTGGCTTTCCTGAACTCACTTTAA
- a CDS encoding imelysin family protein — translation MFRPKLLFTSLAALALGACSPQDPQAVTSAAIAKQVILPTYSRWVEADRTLAASALAFCEGKQTLDKARADYLNAQKAWAELQPLLVGPLAEGNRAWQVQFWPDKKNLVGRQVEQLVNADKPVDAAALGKASVVVRGLSAYEYILFDSKPDIATAEQKARYCPLLVAIAEHQKALAEEILKGWNSTDGMLSQMTKFPNQRYADSHEAIADLLRAQVTALDTLKKKLGAPMGRQSKGIPQPLQAEAWRSHNSMNSLQASLKAAEAVWLGVDNQGLRGLLPSDQKALADKIDDAYATSLKLLADNQKTLGELLADDTGQQTLNQIYDSLNVVQRLHEGELAKALNIQLGFNANDGD, via the coding sequence ATGTTCCGACCCAAACTGTTGTTCACCAGCCTCGCCGCACTCGCCCTCGGCGCCTGCTCGCCGCAGGACCCGCAAGCCGTGACCTCCGCTGCCATCGCCAAGCAGGTGATCCTGCCTACCTACAGCCGCTGGGTCGAAGCCGACCGCACGCTGGCCGCCAGTGCTCTGGCCTTCTGCGAAGGCAAGCAAACCCTGGACAAGGCCCGTGCCGACTACCTTAACGCGCAAAAGGCCTGGGCCGAGCTGCAACCGCTGCTGGTCGGCCCGCTGGCCGAAGGCAACCGCGCCTGGCAGGTACAGTTCTGGCCCGACAAGAAAAACCTGGTCGGCCGCCAGGTCGAGCAACTGGTCAACGCCGACAAGCCGGTCGATGCCGCGGCCCTGGGCAAGGCCAGCGTAGTGGTACGGGGTCTGTCGGCCTATGAGTACATTTTGTTCGACAGCAAGCCGGACATTGCCACTGCCGAGCAGAAAGCCCGCTACTGCCCGCTGCTGGTAGCCATCGCTGAACACCAGAAGGCCCTGGCCGAAGAGATCCTCAAGGGCTGGAACAGCACCGACGGCATGCTCTCGCAGATGACCAAGTTCCCCAATCAGCGCTACGCCGACTCCCACGAAGCCATCGCCGACCTGCTGCGTGCCCAGGTCACCGCCCTGGACACCCTGAAGAAGAAGCTAGGGGCCCCGATGGGCCGCCAGAGCAAGGGTATCCCGCAGCCGCTGCAGGCCGAAGCCTGGCGCAGCCACAACTCGATGAACAGCCTGCAGGCCAGCCTCAAGGCCGCCGAAGCAGTGTGGCTTGGGGTCGACAACCAGGGCCTGCGCGGCTTGCTGCCCAGCGACCAGAAAGCCCTGGCAGACAAGATCGACGACGCTTACGCTACCTCGCTCAAACTGCTGGCCGACAACCAGAAGACGTTGGGCGAGCTGCTGGCCGACGACACCGGCCAGCAAACCCTCAACCAGATCTACGACAGCCTCAACGTCGTCCAGCGCCTGCATGAAGGCGAGTTGGCCAAGGCGCTGAACATACAGCTGGGCTTCAATGCCAACGACGGTGACTGA